From one Anaerococcus prevotii DSM 20548 genomic stretch:
- a CDS encoding ABC transporter ATP-binding protein gives MLEIKNISKTFNIGTSEENTIFKDFSLKIEEGLATTIIGPNGCGKSTLMNLISGSLPLDSGQILVNGVEISKLSEEKRAKYMGKVNQDPKDGVATNLDIYENMALALKKGEKFGLRSLKKSSNTEEIVRRLKKLNLGLENKLHTKTDLLSGGQRQSLALLMATAKKPDLLLLDEHTAALDPKTSRNIMDMTRSLIDKENMTTLLISHNLRDVVKYSDRIIMLNKGEIVLDLRAKDITEDDLVKAYKEKLGE, from the coding sequence ATGCTTGAAATTAAAAATATTTCCAAAACTTTCAACATAGGCACAAGTGAAGAAAATACAATATTTAAGGACTTCTCCCTAAAGATCGAAGAAGGCCTTGCTACAACCATCATAGGACCTAATGGCTGCGGTAAGTCAACCTTGATGAATCTAATAAGCGGAAGCCTTCCTCTAGATTCAGGACAGATTTTAGTAAATGGGGTAGAGATCAGCAAACTTAGCGAGGAAAAAAGAGCAAAATATATGGGCAAGGTCAACCAAGATCCCAAAGACGGGGTGGCGACCAACCTAGATATCTACGAAAATATGGCCCTAGCCCTAAAAAAGGGAGAGAAATTCGGCCTAAGATCTCTTAAGAAAAGCTCTAATACAGAAGAAATAGTAAGAAGACTTAAGAAGTTAAATCTAGGCCTTGAAAACAAACTCCATACCAAGACAGACCTGCTTTCTGGAGGACAAAGACAATCCCTAGCCCTTCTTATGGCGACAGCTAAAAAGCCGGACCTCTTATTATTAGACGAGCACACAGCAGCCCTTGACCCAAAGACCAGTCGAAACATAATGGACATGACAAGAAGCCTTATCGATAAGGAAAATATGACAACCCTCCTAATCTCCCACAACCTAAGAGACGTTGTCAAATACTCTGATAGGATAATCATGCTAAACAAAGGAGAAATTGTCCTAGACCTTAGAGCAAAGGACATCACAGAAGACGACCTAGTCAAAGCCTATAAGGAAAAATTAGGAGAATAA
- a CDS encoding NupC/NupG family nucleoside CNT transporter has protein sequence MKLILNLLGIVIVIGFMFLISMNRKAVKVKGIFTALLAQFIIAGLLVKLPQGRAAIGAVSKAVEKVLSYGSEGIQFVFGSLGDPAAASGYIFAFQTLTNIIFISSLVAVLFYTGILGFVVSKIGWLIGKLFKTSEVESFVAVANMFLGQTDSPILVAKYLNFMTESEVMLVLVSGMGSMSVSIIAGYVALGIPMESLLIASTMVPVGSILLSKIVCPQTEEIQELGEVKMDRKGNNENVLDALASGALDGMNMAMAIGASLIAIISIVALINGILGIFNISLETILSYVFAPMGYLMGLEGKEVFTAGELLGSKLILNEFVAFGKLGPMLATMSERTGLMLAVSLAGFANVSSIGICISGISVLCPEKRPVLAKLALRAMIAGFCVSVLSALIVGIWLLF, from the coding sequence ATGAAATTGATCTTGAACCTTCTGGGTATAGTTATTGTAATAGGATTTATGTTTTTAATATCTATGAACAGGAAGGCTGTAAAAGTTAAGGGGATTTTCACAGCTCTTTTAGCTCAATTTATAATAGCAGGCCTTCTTGTGAAACTCCCTCAAGGAAGAGCGGCTATAGGAGCTGTTAGTAAGGCTGTAGAAAAGGTTTTATCCTATGGTAGCGAGGGAATCCAATTTGTTTTTGGATCTTTGGGAGATCCAGCAGCTGCATCAGGATATATATTTGCCTTTCAAACCTTGACCAATATTATATTTATATCATCTTTAGTTGCAGTCTTGTTCTATACTGGAATTTTGGGTTTTGTAGTATCAAAGATAGGTTGGCTCATAGGAAAATTATTTAAAACATCAGAGGTTGAGTCCTTTGTAGCAGTTGCTAATATGTTCTTAGGTCAAACTGACTCACCAATCCTTGTAGCAAAATATTTAAACTTCATGACAGAAAGTGAAGTAATGCTAGTCCTCGTTTCAGGAATGGGATCAATGTCAGTATCAATTATTGCAGGCTATGTTGCCTTGGGAATCCCTATGGAATCCTTGCTTATAGCATCTACCATGGTTCCAGTTGGCTCAATCCTTCTATCCAAAATTGTATGCCCACAAACAGAGGAAATCCAAGAGCTCGGTGAAGTGAAGATGGACAGGAAGGGCAACAACGAAAACGTCCTAGATGCCTTGGCAAGTGGAGCCCTCGATGGAATGAATATGGCTATGGCAATAGGAGCAAGCCTTATAGCTATAATTTCTATAGTAGCTTTGATAAATGGGATTTTGGGCATATTTAATATTTCTTTGGAGACTATCCTATCTTATGTATTTGCACCAATGGGTTACTTGATGGGACTTGAAGGTAAGGAAGTCTTTACAGCAGGTGAGCTTTTAGGTTCAAAATTAATCTTAAACGAATTCGTAGCCTTTGGCAAGCTTGGTCCAATGCTTGCTACTATGAGCGAGAGAACAGGTCTTATGCTTGCAGTATCTCTTGCAGGATTTGCTAATGTAAGCTCAATAGGAATTTGTATATCTGGTATATCAGTCCTATGTCCAGAAAAAAGACCTGTTCTTGCAAAGCTTGCCCTAAGGGCTATGATTGCGGGATTCTGTGTCAGCGTACTATCAGCTTTAATAGTTGGTATTTGGTTATTATTCTAA
- a CDS encoding IS110 family transposase, with translation MSVMVQVETTNQKKEGNKMISIGIDIAKEKFTVCALEQGSKIIWKPFDVHLNKTKVEEFLKKLDTLNEEVKIIMEATGKYHLPILYELKDKEYFVSVVNPLKMKQFCRVLNFRKAKNDNIDAIQIAEYGLMYWKELQEYKVDSESFRILKELNRSYQHYMDLRINQMNFIDQTISQTFPGIKKLIPHASGDFSKDKLLDFLEIWWHKDLVLEKPEEKFIEDFKNWAKEKRYHPNADKAKSIYKLAEESISIQPSNSSYIKTSIQEGIELIKHINQILHTILSQMIEISEPLEEYQEAKKFSGISDKLAVQITAEFGDLSKFKNKKSLISFVGIDSPPYESGNFKADQRKITKRGNAILRKVGYQAMKCMMSAKDTENDIYLYMVKKEKDGKAKKICKFAGLNKFLRTYYAKVMASKQEKKLLKVA, from the coding sequence ATGAGTGTAATGGTGCAGGTAGAAACTACAAATCAAAAGAAAGAAGGTAATAAAATGATATCTATAGGAATAGATATAGCAAAAGAAAAGTTTACAGTCTGTGCACTAGAACAAGGTAGCAAAATCATTTGGAAGCCTTTTGATGTTCATCTTAACAAAACAAAAGTAGAAGAATTTTTAAAGAAACTAGATACGTTAAATGAAGAAGTAAAAATAATCATGGAAGCAACAGGTAAATATCATCTTCCAATCCTCTATGAATTAAAAGATAAAGAATATTTTGTAAGTGTAGTAAACCCTTTGAAAATGAAACAGTTTTGTAGAGTACTTAACTTTAGAAAAGCAAAAAATGATAACATAGATGCCATACAAATAGCAGAATATGGCTTGATGTACTGGAAAGAATTACAAGAATATAAAGTAGATTCAGAAAGTTTCAGAATTCTAAAAGAATTAAACAGATCCTATCAGCACTACATGGACTTAAGAATCAATCAAATGAACTTCATAGATCAAACAATAAGTCAAACATTTCCAGGAATAAAGAAATTAATACCACATGCTTCAGGAGACTTTTCAAAAGATAAACTATTAGACTTCTTAGAAATATGGTGGCACAAAGACCTAGTATTAGAAAAACCAGAAGAAAAATTCATAGAAGATTTTAAAAACTGGGCAAAAGAAAAGAGATACCATCCTAATGCTGATAAAGCTAAATCCATATACAAGCTCGCAGAGGAAAGTATCTCAATTCAACCTTCTAATAGCTCATATATAAAGACTAGCATACAAGAAGGGATAGAATTGATAAAACATATAAATCAAATTCTACATACTATTTTATCACAAATGATAGAAATTTCCGAGCCCTTAGAAGAATATCAAGAAGCAAAGAAATTCTCAGGAATATCAGATAAATTAGCAGTGCAAATTACAGCAGAATTTGGAGACTTATCAAAATTTAAAAACAAAAAAAGTTTAATATCATTTGTAGGAATAGATTCACCACCATATGAGTCAGGTAACTTCAAAGCGGATCAGAGAAAAATAACAAAAAGAGGCAATGCAATACTAAGAAAAGTAGGTTATCAAGCTATGAAATGCATGATGAGTGCAAAAGATACTGAAAATGATATATATCTGTATATGGTAAAAAAAGAAAAAGATGGAAAGGCTAAGAAGATTTGTAAATTTGCAGGATTAAATAAATTCTTAAGAACCTACTATGCAAAAGTTATGGCATCAAAACAAGAAAAGAAGTTATTAAAAGTAGCCTAG
- a CDS encoding ArsR/SmtB family transcription factor, with translation MKEVHILDTLEEINIVSDPIRLKIIMTLGATPKTAQDLSDALGVSRSKIHYHLKILEQNGIVEVVDTELINGITQKYFLPVAKAFIPNSEIFNNNLEEKQFTFKIPKKSYESFEKDLNELIEKYREDDGDSESFQVQIYKLS, from the coding sequence ATGAAAGAAGTTCACATATTAGATACTTTAGAAGAGATAAATATAGTTAGTGATCCTATAAGACTTAAAATTATTATGACTTTAGGAGCTACACCTAAAACAGCTCAGGACTTGTCAGATGCCCTAGGAGTTAGCAGGTCCAAAATCCACTACCACCTTAAAATATTAGAACAAAATGGAATTGTCGAGGTAGTAGATACAGAGCTAATAAATGGGATTACCCAAAAATATTTCCTACCAGTAGCCAAGGCCTTTATACCGAATAGCGAAATATTTAATAATAATTTGGAAGAAAAGCAATTCACCTTCAAAATCCCTAAGAAATCTTACGAGTCTTTCGAAAAAGACTTAAATGAATTAATAGAAAAATACAGGGAGGATGATGGAGATAGTGAAAGTTTCCAAGTACAAATCTATAAATTATCTTAA
- a CDS encoding pyrimidine-nucleoside phosphorylase: protein MRFIDIIEKKKLKEELTDEEIQFFIDGVTDDSIEDYQIAALLMAIRLNGMTEHETAKLAEAMMHSGDVIDLSEIEGIKSDKHSTGGVGDKTSMALGAMVAACGLKLAKMSGRGLGHTGGTLDKLESIEGFNISLTEEEFKKQVNEIGLAIIGQTGDLVPADKKLYALRDVTATVDSIPLIASSIMSKKLASGSDTILLDVKYGEGAFMHTVEDAKKLAEAMISIGKKLGKNTMAMITDMNQPLGNTIGNALEVREAIETVRGHGPKDFTELCMCAGEIMLMQADKAETKEEARKMLEEAISSGKAYEKLEKMVEYQGGNVEQIRNTDLLPQAKFKTEMLSKEEGYIENIHSMGLGIQAMKLGAGRAKKTDPINYAVGLEMNAKKGDYVKKGDLLCTVYHDEELTEEWKKDFYDTFTFTDKEVEPIPIVEEILK from the coding sequence ATGAGATTTATTGATATAATTGAAAAGAAAAAACTTAAAGAAGAACTAACAGATGAAGAAATCCAATTTTTTATAGATGGAGTAACTGACGATTCAATCGAAGATTATCAAATAGCAGCCCTCCTCATGGCGATCAGGCTTAACGGCATGACAGAGCATGAGACAGCCAAGCTTGCAGAAGCTATGATGCACTCTGGAGATGTTATTGACCTATCAGAAATAGAAGGAATCAAATCTGACAAGCACTCAACAGGTGGTGTTGGAGATAAGACCTCAATGGCACTCGGTGCAATGGTTGCTGCTTGTGGCCTTAAGCTTGCCAAGATGAGTGGTAGGGGCCTAGGACATACTGGTGGAACCCTTGATAAACTAGAATCTATAGAAGGATTTAACATCTCCCTTACCGAAGAAGAATTCAAAAAGCAAGTAAACGAAATAGGCCTTGCCATAATTGGTCAAACAGGAGACTTGGTCCCAGCTGATAAGAAGCTCTACGCCCTAAGGGATGTAACAGCAACAGTAGATTCGATTCCGCTAATTGCTTCATCAATTATGTCTAAGAAACTTGCTTCTGGATCAGATACCATATTACTCGATGTAAAATACGGTGAAGGTGCCTTCATGCACACAGTAGAAGATGCTAAGAAACTTGCCGAAGCTATGATTTCAATCGGTAAGAAACTAGGCAAAAATACTATGGCCATGATTACAGATATGAACCAACCTTTAGGAAATACTATAGGTAATGCCCTTGAAGTAAGAGAAGCTATAGAGACTGTAAGGGGACATGGACCAAAAGACTTCACAGAACTTTGTATGTGTGCTGGGGAGATTATGCTCATGCAAGCAGACAAGGCAGAGACTAAAGAAGAAGCTAGAAAGATGTTAGAAGAAGCAATCTCATCTGGAAAAGCCTACGAAAAGCTAGAAAAAATGGTAGAATACCAAGGCGGAAATGTAGAACAAATCAGAAACACAGACCTCCTTCCTCAAGCGAAATTCAAGACAGAAATGTTATCTAAAGAAGAAGGCTACATTGAAAATATCCACTCAATGGGACTTGGTATCCAAGCGATGAAGCTTGGAGCTGGAAGAGCTAAGAAAACTGACCCTATAAACTACGCTGTTGGTCTCGAGATGAATGCCAAAAAGGGCGACTATGTCAAAAAGGGCGACCTTCTCTGTACAGTATATCACGACGAAGAATTAACAGAAGAGTGGAAAAAAGATTTCTATGATACCTTTACCTTTACAGACAAGGAAGTAGAGCCAATTCCAATAGTAGAAGAAATTTTAAAATAA
- a CDS encoding ABC transporter permease → MTGLLSSLGASIEIGLIFAILAMGYMLSYKFLKYYDLSLEGTYPLGAFVAAVLIQKGLGPYLGILGAIICGGVGGCLTYFFYKKIKVDPLLSGILTLTILYSINLRIGGASNIPIAGNPNIFGALPKWPILLVLTLVIKLAIDYYLRSETGYLLKITGNNRKLVKQLGKNPDNFIMVGLILSNALIGLSGGLMANYQGFADIQMGTAMIVTGLASIIIGDTLMKSRDKLRDTSRAILGAIVYRIISGLAIYLGLNPNDLKLVTALIVIAFISYNNYLANIKYKRMVKNA, encoded by the coding sequence ATGACCGGCTTACTATCATCACTAGGAGCAAGTATAGAAATAGGACTAATATTTGCAATCCTTGCCATGGGCTACATGCTTAGCTACAAATTCTTAAAATATTATGACCTCTCGCTCGAAGGAACCTATCCTTTGGGAGCTTTTGTTGCAGCAGTTCTAATTCAGAAGGGCCTGGGTCCTTATCTTGGAATCTTGGGAGCTATAATATGCGGTGGAGTCGGAGGATGTCTGACCTACTTTTTCTACAAAAAGATCAAGGTAGACCCACTTCTTTCAGGAATCCTAACCCTAACCATCCTTTATTCCATAAACTTAAGGATAGGAGGGGCAAGTAATATCCCTATAGCAGGAAATCCAAATATCTTTGGGGCCCTTCCCAAATGGCCAATCCTACTTGTCCTAACCCTAGTAATCAAACTTGCAATCGACTATTACCTAAGAAGCGAGACAGGCTACCTACTTAAAATTACAGGCAATAATAGAAAACTTGTCAAACAATTAGGTAAAAATCCTGATAACTTTATCATGGTGGGGCTCATCCTATCAAATGCCCTCATAGGTCTAAGTGGAGGCCTTATGGCCAACTACCAAGGCTTTGCCGATATACAGATGGGAACAGCCATGATAGTGACAGGTCTTGCCTCAATTATTATAGGAGATACCTTGATGAAATCTAGAGATAAGCTTAGAGATACTTCAAGGGCAATACTTGGAGCAATTGTCTATAGGATTATATCAGGCCTTGCTATTTATCTGGGACTAAATCCAAACGACCTAAAGCTTGTGACCGCTCTAATTGTTATAGCCTTTATTTCCTACAATAATTACCTAGCCAATATAAAATACAAAAGGATGGTTAAAAATGCTTGA
- a CDS encoding MFS transporter, whose translation MFKMIKNKDFYVLLIGRLITNFGDSLYAIASTLLVYQMSGSTVYSGISLFLTSSTAIVQLLLSPILDKINMKKFLILTQFLQAILILIIPALYYLEKLNVYHIMVLMPIISLLNQLVYPGQISLLPKILSEEELVTGNSLMTMAYQGSNAIFDTLSGFIIAIFGFMTAFYADSVSFILTGLLFCILSKKLSHYNERENQSGDSAIKNHFKGLKEGLGLFKDSRIFALVLGVVFINFSATSISAVLPAFAKDEIFYSLMLAGMGAGVLLGSLFAGLPKLKEVSLGKLYVYGMLIVSLAWISLSYFAANIKLAVALYALGWFVVGIVNVYAQTMIQMLVPSEKIGSAMGAMVGISTFMAPVGALVGGFLGEYLSSSKAILIGSAIILLVAIYWALNKNIRKLPAVNYFVK comes from the coding sequence ATGTTTAAAATGATTAAAAACAAAGATTTCTATGTCCTGCTTATAGGACGACTTATCACAAACTTTGGCGATAGCCTTTATGCTATAGCTTCAACCCTCTTGGTCTACCAGATGAGTGGGTCCACTGTCTATTCAGGTATAAGTCTATTTCTAACCTCATCAACCGCCATTGTTCAATTACTTCTAAGTCCAATCTTGGATAAGATTAATATGAAGAAGTTTTTGATTCTTACCCAATTTCTACAAGCTATATTAATATTAATAATTCCTGCCTTGTATTATTTGGAAAAATTAAATGTTTACCACATAATGGTTCTTATGCCAATAATTTCCTTGCTTAACCAGCTGGTTTATCCTGGACAGATTTCTCTTCTGCCTAAGATCCTTTCCGAAGAAGAGCTTGTTACAGGAAATTCCTTGATGACTATGGCGTATCAAGGGTCAAATGCCATCTTTGATACCCTATCAGGTTTTATTATAGCGATTTTTGGCTTTATGACTGCTTTTTATGCAGACAGTGTGAGTTTTATCTTGACTGGCCTTTTGTTTTGTATCTTATCTAAAAAGCTTAGTCATTACAATGAAAGAGAAAATCAAAGTGGGGATTCTGCTATTAAAAACCACTTTAAGGGACTTAAAGAAGGTCTAGGTTTATTCAAGGATTCTAGGATTTTTGCCCTAGTCCTTGGAGTAGTCTTTATAAATTTCTCTGCCACATCTATAAGTGCAGTCTTACCTGCCTTTGCCAAAGATGAAATCTTCTATAGTCTCATGCTTGCAGGCATGGGAGCAGGAGTCCTCCTTGGTTCTTTGTTTGCAGGTCTTCCAAAGCTAAAGGAAGTATCTTTAGGAAAGCTTTATGTTTATGGAATGCTCATAGTTTCCTTAGCCTGGATATCTCTTTCTTACTTTGCTGCAAATATTAAGCTTGCAGTCGCCTTGTACGCTCTTGGTTGGTTTGTAGTAGGAATAGTTAATGTCTATGCCCAAACCATGATTCAGATGCTTGTCCCAAGTGAGAAGATTGGATCTGCCATGGGGGCTATGGTAGGTATTTCTACCTTTATGGCACCTGTCGGAGCCTTAGTCGGTGGATTTCTAGGAGAGTATTTATCAAGTTCAAAAGCGATTCTTATAGGAAGTGCCATAATTCTTTTGGTTGCTATCTACTGGGCTTTGAATAAAAATATTAGGAAGCTTCCAGCCGTAAATTATTTTGTAAAATAA
- a CDS encoding ABC transporter substrate-binding protein, which produces MKIKKILGLMLAMTLLGSCGNKANETEKSTGEGSSDKAKIGIVQIADHPSLDAAREGFIEKLDSENISYELIDHRANGDLALIPQFATDLKNKDVDLIYTIGTPAAQGVANTIKDKPVLFAAVTDPEGAGLNGENITGVSDYVEAGKLIDDFLSLYPDTKVFGTMYNTNEQNSQVQIEALEKALEERGLKLEKQGVSSINDIPQAIASLKGKIDAMVTVTDNVVVNAMPVISEALAKENIPSIAYDEGSVENGALMSEGVNYRQLGSQAGAMAAEILKNGKNVKDILYEKAENLKVLVNTKTAEALGVDLDKDLLKNAEKID; this is translated from the coding sequence ATGAAAATTAAGAAAATTTTAGGACTAATGTTGGCTATGACCTTACTAGGATCTTGTGGAAACAAGGCGAATGAAACAGAAAAAAGCACTGGAGAAGGATCAAGTGATAAGGCAAAGATAGGAATTGTACAAATTGCAGATCACCCTTCCTTGGATGCAGCAAGAGAAGGCTTTATAGAAAAGCTCGATAGCGAAAATATTTCCTATGAGTTAATAGATCATAGGGCAAACGGAGACCTTGCCCTAATCCCACAATTTGCGACAGACCTTAAGAATAAAGATGTTGACCTAATCTATACCATAGGCACACCAGCAGCCCAAGGAGTGGCCAATACCATAAAGGATAAGCCTGTTTTATTCGCAGCAGTAACAGACCCAGAAGGAGCAGGACTTAACGGAGAAAATATCACAGGAGTATCTGATTATGTAGAAGCAGGAAAGCTTATAGATGACTTCCTAAGCCTATATCCAGACACCAAAGTATTCGGAACAATGTATAATACCAACGAGCAAAATTCCCAAGTGCAAATCGAAGCCTTGGAAAAGGCCCTAGAAGAAAGAGGCTTAAAGCTTGAAAAACAAGGAGTTTCATCCATAAACGACATTCCTCAAGCTATAGCAAGCCTTAAGGGCAAAATCGACGCTATGGTTACAGTAACAGACAATGTCGTTGTAAATGCTATGCCAGTTATAAGCGAGGCCCTAGCCAAGGAAAACATCCCATCAATTGCCTATGACGAAGGAAGCGTTGAAAACGGAGCTTTGATGAGTGAGGGAGTTAATTACAGACAGCTTGGAAGTCAGGCAGGAGCTATGGCAGCGGAGATCCTTAAAAATGGGAAAAATGTCAAGGATATTCTTTACGAGAAGGCAGAAAATCTCAAAGTTCTTGTCAACACCAAGACTGCTGAGGCTTTGGGAGTAGACTTAGATAAAGATTTACTAAAGAATGCAGAAAAAATAGACTAA
- the argF gene encoding ornithine carbamoyltransferase encodes MEIDLRSRNFLDMQDFSEEEILYLIDLAAEFKKLKKEKRPHKYLDGQNLILLFEEASTRTRTSFEVAAFDLGMGVSLINSNSSKLGEKESIEDSINVFDRYYDGIVYRGNKQDMLEKLVKMTEVPIYNAMTEKTHPSQMISDMLTIREKFGYLKGLNLLYLGYPGDIMPNSLSITCAKLGINFTAAGPRKYFPKEDFIRLSKDFAKESGSQITYTEDLNLALGKADIIYTDMWIALTEADDVPVDRIMDLYPYRVDREVMDETKDTTIFMHCLPAFHDKKSKLAQKVLAKLPKDMDFDGMEVTDEVFRSAKSTVFDQTENRIPAVKAILYSTLKYE; translated from the coding sequence ATGGAAATTGATTTACGAAGTAGGAACTTTCTTGATATGCAAGATTTTTCTGAGGAGGAGATTTTATATCTTATAGATTTGGCAGCTGAGTTTAAGAAGCTTAAGAAGGAGAAAAGGCCCCACAAGTATCTTGATGGACAAAACCTAATCCTTCTTTTTGAGGAAGCTTCTACCAGGACCAGAACTTCCTTTGAGGTTGCCGCTTTTGATTTGGGAATGGGAGTAAGCCTTATAAATTCAAACTCAAGCAAGCTCGGCGAGAAGGAATCTATCGAAGATAGTATCAATGTCTTCGATCGCTATTACGACGGTATAGTCTATAGGGGAAACAAGCAAGACATGCTAGAAAAACTTGTGAAGATGACAGAAGTTCCAATTTATAATGCCATGACAGAAAAGACCCATCCAAGTCAGATGATTTCAGATATGCTTACCATAAGGGAAAAGTTCGGCTATCTTAAGGGACTTAATTTATTATATCTAGGATATCCCGGAGATATCATGCCTAACTCCCTATCCATAACCTGTGCTAAGCTTGGAATAAATTTCACAGCAGCAGGTCCTAGGAAATATTTCCCTAAGGAAGATTTTATAAGGCTTTCTAAGGATTTTGCGAAAGAGAGTGGGTCCCAGATTACTTATACAGAAGATTTGAATTTAGCTTTAGGAAAGGCTGACATAATCTATACTGACATGTGGATTGCCCTAACAGAGGCAGACGACGTGCCTGTAGATAGGATTATGGATCTTTATCCTTATAGGGTCGATAGGGAAGTGATGGATGAGACAAAGGATACTACGATATTTATGCATTGCTTGCCTGCCTTCCATGACAAAAAATCCAAGCTTGCCCAAAAGGTCCTTGCCAAACTTCCTAAGGATATGGACTTCGATGGGATGGAAGTTACCGACGAAGTCTTTAGATCAGCGAAGTCTACAGTCTTCGATCAGACAGAAAACAGGATACCAGCTGTTAAGGCAATCTTGTATTCAACTTTGAAATATGAGTAA